One window of the Archangium primigenium genome contains the following:
- a CDS encoding SulP family inorganic anion transporter: MQSHPLPSTPDTAPGPSTWKSDIVSGFLVFLIALPLCLGIAMASGFPPVAGILTAVVGGVVSSWLGSARLTIKGPAAGLIVIALGAVTELGNGDAQTGYRRALATIVVGAVVQIVFALLRTGTLGDFFPSSVVHGMLAAIGIIICSKQIHVLLGVVPAAKEPLHLIAEIPHSLMKLNPEIAFIGVMSLVLLFGHQALAQRVTVLKRVPGPLLALLFAVPMGLYFDLDHEHTFTFSHEQFSVGPKFLVNLPSNLLSAITFPDFSAVFTAASLKYIVMFALVGSIESLLTAKAMDMMDPLKRRSDLDKDLFATGVGNLIAGLLGGLPMISEVVRSSANINYGAKSRLSNFFHGTFLLLFVAFVPMLIHRIPLAALAAMLIFAGVRLASPKEFVKTFRIGAEQFAIFSFTVGVTLATDLLMGVAAGIVLKALVHLFNGATLTGLFQPNIEESKQGGHVVLRVRHAAVFTNFLKIKKQLARHADAQHVEVDLTDTRLVDHTVMERLHELEGEFSRQGRQLHVRGLEQHKGLSAHPLSARKKSPKGSVGLTS, from the coding sequence ATGCAGTCTCACCCCCTGCCCTCCACGCCGGACACCGCCCCCGGTCCGTCGACGTGGAAGAGCGACATCGTCTCCGGTTTCCTCGTCTTCCTGATCGCCCTGCCGCTGTGCCTGGGCATCGCCATGGCGAGCGGGTTTCCGCCCGTGGCCGGCATCCTCACCGCGGTGGTGGGCGGCGTCGTCTCCTCCTGGCTGGGCAGCGCCCGCTTGACCATCAAGGGGCCGGCCGCGGGGCTCATCGTCATCGCGCTCGGCGCGGTGACGGAGTTGGGCAACGGGGATGCGCAGACGGGCTACCGCCGCGCCCTGGCCACCATCGTGGTGGGCGCCGTCGTGCAGATCGTCTTCGCGCTGCTGCGCACCGGCACGCTCGGTGATTTCTTCCCGTCCTCGGTGGTGCACGGCATGCTCGCCGCCATCGGCATCATCATCTGCTCCAAGCAGATCCACGTGCTGCTGGGCGTGGTGCCCGCGGCCAAGGAGCCGCTGCACCTCATCGCGGAAATCCCCCACAGCCTGATGAAGCTCAACCCGGAGATCGCCTTCATCGGCGTGATGAGCCTCGTGCTGCTCTTTGGCCACCAGGCGCTCGCGCAGCGGGTGACCGTGCTCAAGCGCGTGCCCGGCCCCCTGCTCGCCCTGCTGTTCGCCGTGCCCATGGGGCTCTACTTCGACCTGGATCACGAGCACACCTTCACCTTCTCCCACGAGCAGTTCTCGGTGGGCCCCAAGTTCCTGGTGAACCTGCCGAGCAACCTCCTGTCGGCCATCACCTTCCCGGACTTCTCGGCCGTCTTCACCGCCGCCTCCCTCAAGTACATCGTCATGTTCGCCCTGGTGGGCAGCATCGAGTCGCTGCTGACGGCCAAGGCCATGGACATGATGGATCCGCTCAAGCGCCGCTCGGACCTGGACAAGGACCTGTTCGCCACGGGCGTGGGCAACCTCATCGCGGGCCTGCTCGGTGGCCTGCCGATGATCTCCGAGGTGGTGCGCAGCTCGGCCAACATCAACTACGGGGCCAAGAGCCGCCTCTCCAACTTCTTCCACGGCACCTTCCTGCTGCTGTTCGTGGCGTTCGTGCCGATGCTCATCCACCGCATCCCGCTCGCCGCCCTGGCCGCCATGCTCATCTTCGCGGGCGTGCGGCTCGCCTCGCCCAAGGAGTTCGTCAAGACGTTCCGCATCGGCGCCGAGCAGTTCGCCATCTTCAGCTTCACGGTGGGCGTGACGCTCGCCACGGACCTCTTGATGGGCGTGGCCGCGGGCATCGTGCTCAAGGCGCTCGTGCACCTCTTCAACGGCGCCACGCTCACGGGCCTGTTCCAGCCGAACATCGAGGAGAGCAAGCAGGGGGGCCACGTGGTGCTGCGCGTGCGCCACGCCGCCGTGTTCACCAACTTCCTCAAGATCAAGAAGCAGCTGGCGCGCCACGCCGACGCCCAGCACGTCGAGGTGGACCTGACGGACACCCGGCTCGTGGACCACACGGTGATGGAGCGGCTGCACGAGCTGGAGGGCGAGTTCTCCCGCCAGGGCCGTCAGCTGCACGTGCGCGGGCTCGAGCAACACAAGGGCCTGTCCGCGCATCCCCTCTCCGCGCGCAAGAAGTCGCCCAAGGGCTCGGTCGGGCTGACGTCCTGA
- a CDS encoding RNA polymerase sigma factor — protein sequence MSEPRDAEQERRRQARAHFEERVQPLLPRLHRLCLTLCRDKQEAEDLLQDALVRAFLHQDSFAQRGSFFGWLCGIVRNQFIETRRSVARRRSLFDSVLEGASSVLGSLFTGGTDVKDPEAQVCVSQEAELMMRCLHALPEKFRLVVLLCDVEELGYEEVSASLGIPVGTVKSRHFRGRAQLGAAFKQFQSQPAPAVSAGGRS from the coding sequence ATGAGCGAGCCCCGGGACGCGGAGCAGGAGCGCCGACGTCAGGCGCGTGCTCATTTCGAGGAGCGGGTGCAGCCGCTGCTGCCGCGACTGCATCGGCTGTGTCTGACGTTGTGCCGGGACAAACAGGAGGCGGAGGACCTGTTGCAGGACGCGCTGGTGCGCGCCTTCCTCCATCAGGACAGCTTCGCGCAGCGAGGGTCTTTCTTTGGGTGGCTGTGTGGCATCGTTCGCAATCAGTTCATCGAGACGCGACGCTCGGTGGCCCGCCGCCGGTCGTTGTTCGACTCCGTCCTGGAAGGGGCCTCGTCCGTCCTGGGCTCGCTGTTCACCGGGGGCACGGACGTGAAGGATCCCGAGGCCCAGGTGTGCGTGTCCCAGGAGGCGGAGTTGATGATGCGCTGCCTGCATGCGCTGCCCGAGAAGTTCCGCCTGGTGGTGCTGTTGTGTGACGTCGAGGAGCTTGGGTACGAGGAGGTGTCGGCCTCGCTCGGGATTCCCGTGGGCACGGTGAAGAGCCGCCACTTCCGGGGGCGCGCCCAGCTCGGCGCGGCCTTCAAGCAGTTCCAGTCCCAGCCAGCGCCAGCCGTGAGCGCGGGAGGCCGTTCATGA